The genomic window TACTTTAAGTGCATTGCCCGATTTTTTTGCACCAGTAAATTTAGCATTGTGCACTTTGTTCGAATCGCTAAACGTATTTACATCGGTAAGTTTGGCCGAGGTTAAAATCTGTCCTGTAACCGAGCTCCATTTTAACCCATCTAAAACGGTGCTTAAGGCAATTTTCTTGTTTGGATCTAAATTCACCAATGAAATATGGATAACGCCACTAGCATCCTGAGAGGCAGAAACATTTAAAGCCGGAATTTTCTGATCGCCCACAGTATAATCAGGACTGGTAAAGGCAATCGGTAGATATTTGGCATCCTGATGCACTTTGTACAGATCAAAAACATGATAAGTAGGGGTTAAGATCATTTTATCCTTTTCGGTTAAAATTAAGGCCTGTAAAACATTAATTGTTTGTGCCAGGTTGGCAACTTTAACACGATCGGAGTGGTTATTAAAGATATTCAAAGTTGTACCAGCAATTAAAGCATCGCGTAAACTGTTCTGTTGATACAAGAAACCAGGGTTTGTTCCAGGTTCTACATCAGTCCAGATTCCCCATTCGTCAACCACTAAAGCCACTTTCTTTTTAGGATCGTATTTATCCATTATCGCTGAGTGTTTGGTTACCAGTTCTTCCATTTTTAAACAGTTTTTCATGGTCGAAAAGTATTGTGCCTCATCAAATTTGGTAGCCGATCCTTTTTTGCCCCAGTTTCCTGTTGGAATGGTGTAATAATGTAAAGTTAATCCCCACATCTGGTTGCCAATGTTTTTCATGCAGGTTTCTGTCCAGTTGTAATCGTCGGAATTTGCACCGCTGGCAATTCTTTTTAACGGAGCGCCAGGATAATTACGTGCATAAGTGGCATACCTGCGGTATAAATCAGAATAATAAGCAGGTGTCATGTTTCCTCCGCAACCCCAGCTTTCGTTCCCCACACCCCAGAAAGAAACTTTCCATGGTTTTTCTCTACCATTTTGGCTGCGGATGGCCGTCATCGGGCTTACACCATCAAAGTTTAAGTATTCTACCCATTTGGCCATTTCTTCAACGGTTCCGCTGCCTACATTACCTGCAATGTAAGGTTCGCAATCGAGCATCTGACAGAGGTCTAGAAATTCGTGTGTACCAAAACTATTGTCTTCAGTTACGCCGCCCCAGTTGGTGTTTACCATTTTCGGGCGTTGATTTCTCGGGCCTATGCCATCTCTCCAATGGTATTCATCGGCAAAACAACCACCTGGCCAACGCAGGTTTGGAACTTTTATCTTCTTTAAAGCATCTACAATATCTAAACGGATTCTTCCTTTATTGGGAATAGTCGAATTTTCATCCACCCAAAAGCCATCATAGATGCAGCGGCCTAAATGCTCGGAAAAATGACCGTAAATGTGCTTGCTCACTATCTGATCGCCAGCAGGTTTAATGGTTAACTGGGTTTCGCTTTGTGCATGCACTAAAATAGAACTGCAGAATACAGCCACAGATAAGATAAGTTTTTTCATCATGATCTCGTTAAATCTATTAATTAAATGGAATTTTGATAACGTTAAAAGAATAAGGTTTTAAAGTGATGTTGAGTTTTTTGCCTTTTAGGTTAATAGCACTTTTTTGAGGGCTTACCGCTTCAGGATTTTCAAAAGAGTTGAACTGATTTAGGTTACTACTGGCTATCTCCTCATTGGTGGCCTTATTTTTTAGCTTCATTTTCCCTTCCAGGTCGAAATCTATGTTTTGTGCCTGACCGGAGTTGTTGGCAATTTTAATGATCAGTTCTTTTTTTGCCTGATCGGTTACCGCAGAAGCATAAAGGCCATCCTGACCGGTAATATTCTTTTCGTCAAGCGTAACCGAAACTACATCGGTTCCTTTGTTCGTAGAAAACTGTTTCTGTACATAATAGTCAGGGGTTCCGTACGATTTTAGGTTATCTACCCAGATCATATCGGGTGCCCATTGCCAGGCATCGATATGGGCAAAAAGCGGGGCATATGAGGCCATCTGTACCACATCGGCATTACGCTCTAGGCCTGTCATCAACGAAGCCGAAGCTAAAGCACTTTGCCAGTTGTTGCGGTTGCTTCCAACTATACTATTGTCTGCATGGACCGCATATTCGCCAACAAAAACCTTCGATCCGTTTCTCGGGTAGTTATCGTAACGGCCGGCATTTTTTAAAAACCAATCAGCAGGGCGGTAATAGTGCTCATCGATAAAATCGGCGTTATTGTTTCTTAAAGTAGTATTCAATAAGTCAAAACGGTCGCCATCCGGACCGGTACCAGAGCTGTAGATCAGTTTAAAATCTGGATATTTGGCTTTTATGGCTTTAGTGAAAATCGCCAGCCTTTCCAGGTACTGTGGTCCCCAGTTTTCGTTCCCAACCCCCATCATTTTTAAATTGAAAGGTTTGGGATGACCAAGATCTGCCCTCATTTTCCCCCACTTGGTAGTTACATCGCCATTAGCAAATTCGATCAGGTCCAGTGCATCCTGAACATAAGGATCGAGTTCATCAAGTGAAGCTACTTCTGCAGTGTTAAACTGACAGGCCATGCCGCAATTTAGTATCGGAAGGGCATCAGAACCGATATCTTCTGCCAGTTGGAAATATTCGAAAAAACCTAAACCAAAACTCTGGTAATAATCAGGTGCAGGGCGGTGTGCAAATTCGGTATTCCAGCGGTTCATTAACAGTTGCCTGTTTTCGATCGGGCCGATGGTTTTCTTCCATTGATAACGGTTGGCCAGATCGGTACCTTCTACAATGCAGCCACCGGGGAAACGGATAAAACCGGGTTTCATATCGGCCAGTAACTGTACCATATCGGCCCTTAACCCCTGTGGGCGGTTTTTCCAGGTGTCGCTGGGAAATAACGAAATCATATCCAGATCGATATTTCCATTTCCCTGAAACACAATCGAAAATCTGGCTTTTGGATCGGTTTCTGTCGCGGTAAAACTTGCTGATTGTTTTTTCCAATCGCCACCGGTCTGATCTGGGGTTAATCTTCCCTGTCCGATAACTTTATTATCTGCCGCCTTTAAGAGTAATGTCAACCTAACCCCAGGTTTTGCTTGACGGTACATGACAGAAAAATCATATCGCATCCCCTTTTTTACGCCGATACCTTTAAACCCTTCATTTATCAATTCAAAATCATCAGTTTGCTTTTTTACCTGTAAATACCTAGGATTGGTGCTGTTTACTTCTTTACGGTTTACCACTAATACTTCACCTTCTCTTGGGTTTCTTCTAGAGATGGTCCAGCCCATTAGCGGTTTTGCAAATTCGAAAGAGCGGTTTTTGATCAGCTCGGCGTAAATGCCACCATCGGCACCAAAGTTGATGTCCTCAAAAAAAACGCCCCACATGTTAGGCTGCACCCTGGCAATGGAATGGTCTGTTTTAACTTTGATCACTTTTGCAGTTTGTGCCTGTACATCGGAAGTGTACCCGATTCCAATTGTTGCATATGCCAGGCATGCCGAAAACACACTTTTTACAGGGTAATTTAATTTCATACGGTTTAATATTTGGAAGATCCTAATGGTAAAAGTAAAATATTTAAAATAATAAACGTTATCTAAACATTTATTTTTTTATTCATCAACGATTTTGTTGGTAAATTCTACAATCTTAGCATTGGAAAAAATGACGCAAGCATCTCAAATATAGATTGAGGTAGTAAAAGGGTTTAGTAAGGTAACTTTTTAATTGATGTTTAAAATTTATTGAGCAGAAACCTTTAAAATCTTTCTTATAACATATTGTCATCGCCAAAAAGCAGGATACTACAGGATGCGCCTTAAAGATATACTATTTACATTCGACATGAATCATTTAATAGCTGCTACCCAGCGGCTGTTATGATCCGCTAACCAATAACACATGATGAGCCTTAGTTTTTTCAATATTCAAATATTGACTATTTTATTCAGTAGGGCTTTTATGTGCAAAATAGCTGGTTCACTACTTGATAAAAGAACTATGAATCTTAAAAAATATACTTTGCTTGGCTTTTTAAGTGCAGCAACACTTTGTGGTTCCGCGCAACAGAAAGCTACAGATAAACAATCGGTTAAACTCTTTTTTGAGAAATCATACCTACAGGTAGACCGCAGTTATTACAGTACTGGCGAAGATGTATGGTTTAGCGCCTATTTGGTAAATGGAAAAAGTAGCAATTTAACTGCTACCAGCAATAATTTATATGTGGAGCTGCTTTCGCCAAAATCGGAAGTTTTAGACCGGAAAATGATCAGGTTGGATGGTGGACTGGGAAGGGGAGATTTTAAACTGAAAGATTCTATTCCTTCTGGTTGGTACGCCATTAGGGCTTACACCAATTGGATGCGAAACTTTGGCGGTGATTTTGTTTTTCAAAAACGGATCCACATTAGCAATAACATTATTGAAAACGCTTCTTATTTTACCCGAAATCCGGTCAAGAAAAACGATGTTTCCAATTCGAAAAAATCGATTGCTTTTTTCCCGGAGGGCGGTTCGCTGGTTGAAGGATTAACCAGTATTGTAGCCTTTAAAACCAATGATGACATTGGAAATGGGATGAAAGCCACAGGAAGTGTAATCTCATCAAAAGGAGATACCGTAACTACTTTTCAAAGTACCGATGCGGGCATGGGCATTTTTGCTTTTACACCCAAAACGGACGAGAAATATAAGGTTGAGGGACTCTATGGCAAAGAAAAATTTTCTTCGGAAATGCCCTTAAGCCTTAAAAAAGGCCTCTCATTACATATTACTACCGATTCTTTAAATATCAAAGCAAGTATTAGTGCCAATGAGTTAATGTTCGGCGAGTTGAAGGACAAAAGCATTTCGCTTGTAATTAAACATGCAGGCGATAATATTTATTCCGGATCGATCAAATTAAGTAAAGCTATAGTGTCGGTGTCAATCCCAACAAAAGGTTTTCCGAATGGTATTGCAAGCATAACCCTGCTAGATGACCAGAACAGGCCTAATTGTGAACGGCTTATTTTTATACAAGACGAAAATAAGGTCAATTTCTCAATTACCCCAAACAAAGCCATTTATAAACCAAGAGAAAAAGTGCTTATTAAGGTAAAAGCGACCAATTTTCTTGGTCAGCCAGCTAAAACAGCGTTTTCCTTAGCTGCTGTTGATGGACTTATTCCAGATGATGGAAATGATATCGTATCGTATTTGATGCTGCAATCGGAAGTAAAGGGAGATATTAAAAATGCTGCACAATATTTTGATGCTAAAAATCCATCTCGTTTAAAACAGCTCGACTTATTGTTGCTTACCCAGGGCTGGAGAGATTATATCTGGAGAAAACTGGCCGATTCGGCTATTAAAATAAGTTATTTGCCCGAGCCTGGCATCACAATTAAAGGATTGGTAAGAGAGAAACTGGCCGATAAACCCATCCCAAATATGAATATTACCCTGTTTGGTACCAACTTTACAGGCAATAAAATCTATACTACGAAAACCGATCAGAGCGGACATTATTTTCTGGATGGGCTTAGTTGGTATGGCAATCAAACGGTAAAAATTTCATCAAAAGATGATAAAGGGAAAAAGGGTGGCTGGCTACAGATCGATACGCTGATTAAACCTTTAAATTTAGCGCCATTAAAAACGATCTCGCCTGGAATTTCGAGCACCTTGAACGTAGAAATCGGTAAACGCATGGATTATAACCGCACTTACAAGTTTGGCGATTCGATCAGTTTAAACGATATTGAAATTAAGGCCGCCCAGAATAACAAGGTGGTGCTGTTTCAGGATGTACTTACCTCATTTGGGTATCCTGAGGAAGTTTTTAACATTACAGCGGCCGATTATTCTTACAAGGGATTAGAGCATTTTCTGCTAACAAAGGCCAAAGGAAGTTATCCGGCAGAAGATAACGATAGTTTGGGTAATGAAGGAGTCACCTTTATCGCCAATGGAAAAAAAGTTAGGCCGGTTATTAAAGTAAACAACAGGCAAGAGCTTTTTACCGAACGCTTAGATTACTACAGTTTAACTATGGATCAGATTAACCAGGTTAGAATTCAGCATTTATTAAACAGTACTGGAAAAGATGTGTACCTCATCAGCCTTAATTTGAAGGATGAGGCTTTGCGCGGACCAAATTTAGACTTGCTAAACCTAAATTTAAACGGTTATTATGCCGCAAGAACTTTTTATTCGCCAAATTACAGCAGTCCGGCAACACCAAATAAAGATTTACGTACCACCATTTTCTGGACACCGGCTGTAAAAACCAACGAAAACGGTGAAGCAA from Flavobacterium sp. W4I14 includes these protein-coding regions:
- a CDS encoding hypothetical protein (product_source=Hypo-rule applied; cath_funfam=3.10.430.100,3.90.640.10; superfamily=49464), which gives rise to MMSLSFFNIQILTILFSRAFMCKIAGSLLDKRTMNLKKYTLLGFLSAATLCGSAQQKATDKQSVKLFFEKSYLQVDRSYYSTGEDVWFSAYLVNGKSSNLTATSNNLYVELLSPKSEVLDRKMIRLDGGLGRGDFKLKDSIPSGWYAIRAYTNWMRNFGGDFVFQKRIHISNNIIENASYFTRNPVKKNDVSNSKKSIAFFPEGGSLVEGLTSIVAFKTNDDIGNGMKATGSVISSKGDTVTTFQSTDAGMGIFAFTPKTDEKYKVEGLYGKEKFSSEMPLSLKKGLSLHITTDSLNIKASISANELMFGELKDKSISLVIKHAGDNIYSGSIKLSKAIVSVSIPTKGFPNGIASITLLDDQNRPNCERLIFIQDENKVNFSITPNKAIYKPREKVLIKVKATNFLGQPAKTAFSLAAVDGLIPDDGNDIVSYLMLQSEVKGDIKNAAQYFDAKNPSRLKQLDLLLLTQGWRDYIWRKLADSAIKISYLPEPGITIKGLVREKLADKPIPNMNITLFGTNFTGNKIYTTKTDQSGHYFLDGLSWYGNQTVKISSKDDKGKKGGWLQIDTLIKPLNLAPLKTISPGISSTLNVEIGKRMDYNRTYKFGDSISLNDIEIKAAQNNKVVLFQDVLTSFGYPEEVFNITAADYSYKGLEHFLLTKAKGSYPAEDNDSLGNEGVTFIANGKKVRPVIKVNNRQELFTERLDYYSLTMDQINQVRIQHLLNSTGKDVYLISLNLKDEALRGPNLDLLNLNLNGYYAARTFYSPNYSSPATPNKDLRTTIFWTPAVKTNENGEATITYFNGDNKADILIKADGITDKGVVVAAKTTYKVQ
- a CDS encoding alpha-N-arabinofuranosidase (product_source=KO:K01209; cog=COG3534; ko=KO:K01209; pfam=PF02018,PF06964; smart=SM00813; superfamily=51011,51445) produces the protein MKLNYPVKSVFSACLAYATIGIGYTSDVQAQTAKVIKVKTDHSIARVQPNMWGVFFEDINFGADGGIYAELIKNRSFEFAKPLMGWTISRRNPREGEVLVVNRKEVNSTNPRYLQVKKQTDDFELINEGFKGIGVKKGMRYDFSVMYRQAKPGVRLTLLLKAADNKVIGQGRLTPDQTGGDWKKQSASFTATETDPKARFSIVFQGNGNIDLDMISLFPSDTWKNRPQGLRADMVQLLADMKPGFIRFPGGCIVEGTDLANRYQWKKTIGPIENRQLLMNRWNTEFAHRPAPDYYQSFGLGFFEYFQLAEDIGSDALPILNCGMACQFNTAEVASLDELDPYVQDALDLIEFANGDVTTKWGKMRADLGHPKPFNLKMMGVGNENWGPQYLERLAIFTKAIKAKYPDFKLIYSSGTGPDGDRFDLLNTTLRNNNADFIDEHYYRPADWFLKNAGRYDNYPRNGSKVFVGEYAVHADNSIVGSNRNNWQSALASASLMTGLERNADVVQMASYAPLFAHIDAWQWAPDMIWVDNLKSYGTPDYYVQKQFSTNKGTDVVSVTLDEKNITGQDGLYASAVTDQAKKELIIKIANNSGQAQNIDFDLEGKMKLKNKATNEEIASSNLNQFNSFENPEAVSPQKSAINLKGKKLNITLKPYSFNVIKIPFN
- a CDS encoding alpha-N-arabinofuranosidase (product_source=KO:K01209; cath_funfam=3.20.20.80; cleavage_site_network=SignalP-noTM; cog=COG3534; ko=KO:K01209; pfam=PF06964; smart=SM00813; superfamily=51445), whose translation is MMKKLILSVAVFCSSILVHAQSETQLTIKPAGDQIVSKHIYGHFSEHLGRCIYDGFWVDENSTIPNKGRIRLDIVDALKKIKVPNLRWPGGCFADEYHWRDGIGPRNQRPKMVNTNWGGVTEDNSFGTHEFLDLCQMLDCEPYIAGNVGSGTVEEMAKWVEYLNFDGVSPMTAIRSQNGREKPWKVSFWGVGNESWGCGGNMTPAYYSDLYRRYATYARNYPGAPLKRIASGANSDDYNWTETCMKNIGNQMWGLTLHYYTIPTGNWGKKGSATKFDEAQYFSTMKNCLKMEELVTKHSAIMDKYDPKKKVALVVDEWGIWTDVEPGTNPGFLYQQNSLRDALIAGTTLNIFNNHSDRVKVANLAQTINVLQALILTEKDKMILTPTYHVFDLYKVHQDAKYLPIAFTSPDYTVGDQKIPALNVSASQDASGVIHISLVNLDPNKKIALSTVLDGLKWSSVTGQILTSAKLTDVNTFSDSNKVHNAKFTGAKKSGNALKVELPAQSVVVLELK